In Caretta caretta isolate rCarCar2 chromosome 18, rCarCar1.hap1, whole genome shotgun sequence, a single genomic region encodes these proteins:
- the DRAXIN gene encoding draxin isoform X1, translating to MQELQGLHSLCQEKTLKGCSKAPRIMASSSCSLSPFFFFCVLVLSDICPVGSLDPGTQDKNIPENNNNLQNQELWQHQPQAGHHRRPGGAKKDRAHGMPSRGQVSGEEALRLASGTPAGEDQGAVQRPAALKQQKDVFLGFEFPYPERENQSPGSERGKKQNREHRRHSRRERLKQHRGKGPDPEPSSLYKKPENFEGQFQNLQVEEFTGLAPTVLPFTMLETAVSTEEPPALPPTSLRPQVRVRQDGDVMPTLDMALFDWTDYEDLKPEMWPSAKKKEKHRSKSPNSGNETMAAEGEPCDHHLDCLPGSCCDLREHLCKPHNRGLNNKCYDDCMCTQGLRCYAKFHRNRRVTRRKGRCVEPESASGDQGSFINV from the exons ATGCAGGAGCTGCAAGGATTGCATTCTCTTTGCCAGGAGAAGACATTGAAGGG GTGCAGCAAGGCGCCCAGGATTATGgcatcttcctcctgctccttgtcccctttctttttcttctgtgtcctGGTTCTCTCTGATATCTGCCCAGTGGGCTCCTTGGACCCTGGCACCCAGGACAAAAACATCCCAGAGAATAACAACAACCTTCAAAACCAGGAGCTGTGGCAGCATCAGCCCCAAGCAGGGCACCACCGCAGGCCTGGTGGAGCCAAGAAGGACAGGGCCCATGGCATGCCTTCCAGAGGGCAGGTGTCTGGAGAGGAGGCCCTCAGGCTGGCAAGTGGGACTCCAGCAGGAGAGGACCAGGGAGCAGTCCAACGGCCTGCTGCCCTGAAGCAGCAGAAGGACGTGTTTCTGGGCTTTGAGTTCCCATATCCTGAGAGGGAGAACCAGTCCCCTGGGTCGGAGAGGGGGAAGAAGCAAAACCGGGAACACCGGCGGCACAGCCGCAGGGAGAGGCTGAAACAACACCGAG GCAAAGGCCCTGACCCTGAGCCAAGCTCATTGTATAAGAAGCCTGAAAACTTCGAGGGGCAGTTTCAAAACCTCCAGGTGGAGGAATTCACGGGTCTGGCTCCCACAGTGCTCCCCTTCACCATGCTGGAGACAGCAGTTTCTACTGAGGAACCACCAGCTCTTCCACCCACGTCCCTTCGGCCCCAG GTCCGTGTCAGGCAAGACGGGGACGTGATGCCCACCCTGGATATGGCTCTGTTTGACTGGACAGATTATGAAGACCTCAAGCCAGAAATGTGGCCATCTGCCAAGAAAAAAG AGAAACACCGTAGTAAGAGCCCCAACAGTGGAAATGAAACCATGGCAGCTGAAGGAGAGCCATGTGACCATCACCTTGACTGCCTTCCAG GATCCTGCTGTGACTTGCGTGAGCACCTCTGCAAACCGCACAATCGAGGCCTTAACAACAAATGTTACGACGACTGCATGTGCACTCAAG GGCTACGTTGCTACGCCAAATTTCACCGGAACCGAAGAGTGACCCGGAGGAAAGGGCGTTGTGTGGAGCCGGAGTCAGCCAGTGGTGATCAGGGATCTTTCATTAACGTGTAG
- the DRAXIN gene encoding draxin isoform X3: MASSSCSLSPFFFFCVLVLSDICPVGSLDPGTQDKNIPENNNNLQNQELWQHQPQAGHHRRPGGAKKDRAHGMPSRGQVSGEEALRLASGTPAGEDQGAVQRPAALKQQKDVFLGFEFPYPERENQSPGSERGKKQNREHRRHSRRERLKQHRGKGPDPEPSSLYKKPENFEGQFQNLQVEEFTGLAPTVLPFTMLETAVSTEEPPALPPTSLRPQVRVRQDGDVMPTLDMALFDWTDYEDLKPEMWPSAKKKEKHRSKSPNSGNETMAAEGEPCDHHLDCLPGSCCDLREHLCKPHNRGLNNKCYDDCMCTQGLRCYAKFHRNRRVTRRKGRCVEPESASGDQGSFINV, encoded by the exons ATGgcatcttcctcctgctccttgtcccctttctttttcttctgtgtcctGGTTCTCTCTGATATCTGCCCAGTGGGCTCCTTGGACCCTGGCACCCAGGACAAAAACATCCCAGAGAATAACAACAACCTTCAAAACCAGGAGCTGTGGCAGCATCAGCCCCAAGCAGGGCACCACCGCAGGCCTGGTGGAGCCAAGAAGGACAGGGCCCATGGCATGCCTTCCAGAGGGCAGGTGTCTGGAGAGGAGGCCCTCAGGCTGGCAAGTGGGACTCCAGCAGGAGAGGACCAGGGAGCAGTCCAACGGCCTGCTGCCCTGAAGCAGCAGAAGGACGTGTTTCTGGGCTTTGAGTTCCCATATCCTGAGAGGGAGAACCAGTCCCCTGGGTCGGAGAGGGGGAAGAAGCAAAACCGGGAACACCGGCGGCACAGCCGCAGGGAGAGGCTGAAACAACACCGAG GCAAAGGCCCTGACCCTGAGCCAAGCTCATTGTATAAGAAGCCTGAAAACTTCGAGGGGCAGTTTCAAAACCTCCAGGTGGAGGAATTCACGGGTCTGGCTCCCACAGTGCTCCCCTTCACCATGCTGGAGACAGCAGTTTCTACTGAGGAACCACCAGCTCTTCCACCCACGTCCCTTCGGCCCCAG GTCCGTGTCAGGCAAGACGGGGACGTGATGCCCACCCTGGATATGGCTCTGTTTGACTGGACAGATTATGAAGACCTCAAGCCAGAAATGTGGCCATCTGCCAAGAAAAAAG AGAAACACCGTAGTAAGAGCCCCAACAGTGGAAATGAAACCATGGCAGCTGAAGGAGAGCCATGTGACCATCACCTTGACTGCCTTCCAG GATCCTGCTGTGACTTGCGTGAGCACCTCTGCAAACCGCACAATCGAGGCCTTAACAACAAATGTTACGACGACTGCATGTGCACTCAAG GGCTACGTTGCTACGCCAAATTTCACCGGAACCGAAGAGTGACCCGGAGGAAAGGGCGTTGTGTGGAGCCGGAGTCAGCCAGTGGTGATCAGGGATCTTTCATTAACGTGTAG
- the DRAXIN gene encoding draxin isoform X2, whose protein sequence is MRRCSKAPRIMASSSCSLSPFFFFCVLVLSDICPVGSLDPGTQDKNIPENNNNLQNQELWQHQPQAGHHRRPGGAKKDRAHGMPSRGQVSGEEALRLASGTPAGEDQGAVQRPAALKQQKDVFLGFEFPYPERENQSPGSERGKKQNREHRRHSRRERLKQHRGKGPDPEPSSLYKKPENFEGQFQNLQVEEFTGLAPTVLPFTMLETAVSTEEPPALPPTSLRPQVRVRQDGDVMPTLDMALFDWTDYEDLKPEMWPSAKKKEKHRSKSPNSGNETMAAEGEPCDHHLDCLPGSCCDLREHLCKPHNRGLNNKCYDDCMCTQGLRCYAKFHRNRRVTRRKGRCVEPESASGDQGSFINV, encoded by the exons GTGCAGCAAGGCGCCCAGGATTATGgcatcttcctcctgctccttgtcccctttctttttcttctgtgtcctGGTTCTCTCTGATATCTGCCCAGTGGGCTCCTTGGACCCTGGCACCCAGGACAAAAACATCCCAGAGAATAACAACAACCTTCAAAACCAGGAGCTGTGGCAGCATCAGCCCCAAGCAGGGCACCACCGCAGGCCTGGTGGAGCCAAGAAGGACAGGGCCCATGGCATGCCTTCCAGAGGGCAGGTGTCTGGAGAGGAGGCCCTCAGGCTGGCAAGTGGGACTCCAGCAGGAGAGGACCAGGGAGCAGTCCAACGGCCTGCTGCCCTGAAGCAGCAGAAGGACGTGTTTCTGGGCTTTGAGTTCCCATATCCTGAGAGGGAGAACCAGTCCCCTGGGTCGGAGAGGGGGAAGAAGCAAAACCGGGAACACCGGCGGCACAGCCGCAGGGAGAGGCTGAAACAACACCGAG GCAAAGGCCCTGACCCTGAGCCAAGCTCATTGTATAAGAAGCCTGAAAACTTCGAGGGGCAGTTTCAAAACCTCCAGGTGGAGGAATTCACGGGTCTGGCTCCCACAGTGCTCCCCTTCACCATGCTGGAGACAGCAGTTTCTACTGAGGAACCACCAGCTCTTCCACCCACGTCCCTTCGGCCCCAG GTCCGTGTCAGGCAAGACGGGGACGTGATGCCCACCCTGGATATGGCTCTGTTTGACTGGACAGATTATGAAGACCTCAAGCCAGAAATGTGGCCATCTGCCAAGAAAAAAG AGAAACACCGTAGTAAGAGCCCCAACAGTGGAAATGAAACCATGGCAGCTGAAGGAGAGCCATGTGACCATCACCTTGACTGCCTTCCAG GATCCTGCTGTGACTTGCGTGAGCACCTCTGCAAACCGCACAATCGAGGCCTTAACAACAAATGTTACGACGACTGCATGTGCACTCAAG GGCTACGTTGCTACGCCAAATTTCACCGGAACCGAAGAGTGACCCGGAGGAAAGGGCGTTGTGTGGAGCCGGAGTCAGCCAGTGGTGATCAGGGATCTTTCATTAACGTGTAG